DNA sequence from the Alosa sapidissima isolate fAloSap1 chromosome 13, fAloSap1.pri, whole genome shotgun sequence genome:
TGCAAGGTGTCCAGAAGCCAACCCTCCATGTACTGACCGCCTCCGCATCGACAGAGCAAGTCCAAGTCATCTGAGAGAGCCTCTTCAGACGGAGTATTGTCCAGGTCAGGTGACAGCTGTATGAGAATGAATGAATTTACAGATACCACTGCTGATTACTCATAATCATATATTTGACATCAACTgcattaaacccatcgacacaTCAGTTGGATCACTAACTAAGATACATTGCAGGCCTTCAGAAAATGAATCGAATCGAATCGAATGAATAAAATTGTGGACAACTGTGATCCACTTTCAACCCGCTCAATTTATAAGACATTGAGATAGAAAGCATGCCGATGCGCAAATGTATTTTCTCATAATGATTAACTGCATTGAGTCTACGCTTACTTACTTACCAATGCCAGTGTTATTGTATCCCAAGCTGTAACCAGACCCTGTGGCGTTGAGTTTGATTGCACGGCGTTCATTTTGCTGAAATATCGGTAAGGCACGGGATCTAATAAACTCATAGGTGTAGTGATGCTGTCATTTTCTGCATGTATCCCTCACATTTGACTCCAGGCGTCCTTTGTTTTTCTATAACATGACAAATTCTTGCAAATTCTCCACTGGTTTGGTAAGCATATCGCGCTCTTCTTCAAGTCATTGGCGCAAAATGATGACGTCTTCTAACGGAAGTAAATAAGAATCTGACGGAAGTGTCAATGGCAGAAGTTGTCCTGGAAACTGCTGTTTGGAGGGAGACTTAAGTCAGGGGAGGAACGGAAGACTTTGCTTTTATTACTCCCACGTTGTCATCTGCCAGTGGAAAGAGCATTTTAGACCTTATTGGAAGACTGGAGAGGACTAGCTGCTACTCAGTCGGTTAACCTAAAACGGCAAACTTAGCTGGCTAGCTGTATGAATTATCGCACCTTACAAACGTGACTGGGACGGTGTGCGCGGGCTTGGGTTTCACAGTTAGCATCATGACCCAACAAGGAGCAGCGTTGCAAACCTACAACAACGAACTCGTAAAGTGTAAGGAAACATTGATGCATTGGTTTAACATTAATTGTAAAGGCGTTTACAGGCGTAACATGTCTACTTAATCCCTCTCTTTCATTAATTATAACTAACCGAAATAGTCACCTGTCTAGCTTGATTGGATTGTCAAGCTCAAAGTTCACAGGTTAGTTGTCGCGCTAGCTAATTAGCTTGATGGCATTAGTCTAACGTTAGTTGTGTTGCTGCATTAGGAGCAAATGCGCCTAGCAATGTGAATCATCAGTCAGTTTATTTATTGTTGTATCAATTTATTGTTGCCTAAGTTACCACCATGTTGAGTtaagattttattgtagttaaATTAGTTTAAACTGCCTATCCTACAAGTGTTACGTTGACGTTACATTGACCAGACTGCTCTGTAAAAATGGCTATAACGTTGGTTGTGCTATAGTTGTAGTGTAGGGTATTTCGCTGACGCTTTTATCCTGTTCTGAGGGAGAGTTGGCTGAGCAGCTGTCTCAACAGAATAATAAATACAGGCCCAGTATCGTAGCCCCTTGGGAAATTGGCCACACAGAATAGCTCACATAAATGCTGCAAAGCTATCAAGCCCCTGTCAGCTGCTGTTTAGTTGTGAACAGCCCTGCTAGTATTTACATGCATCTAGTGTACTGGCCTTCCGATTTGTGACCAATACTGTTTGAAGAGTTATGTTACGAGCGAACATAAATAAAGAGTTATAGGACAATGTGGAGCCCCTATTTTTCTGCCTAAAGCACATAATTATGGAACAAATAGGATGGAAACCTCTCTCATGCCTTTGTTTTGATTTCCCCTGTGATGGCAGTTGTCAAAGTGAAGTATTACCTTATACACTGTTGTCAAAGAAAGGAAGAGGCAAGAGTCCGCCATCATAAGTTTTCAGTTGGTTCAGCTCTTATGTGCTGAATAAAATCAGGCTGGTTATAAAATGTTTgcgcttttctctcttttctctttcttagtACACAGAGGAGACATTAAATCTTTTATCGGGAGCCTTTATGATAATTTACTATTGTCAATAAGAGTGATGGGAGAAATAAATTGGATTATTGAGTTAGGGTTGGCCTAACTGTAAACAACAACCAGATAGTGTATGGTCTGTGGTAAATGGTAGTAATTAAATTTGCATTAGAAAAAAAGCTTATAATTGACTTTCCTTAAACAAACAATTGTATTGCAATTCATTCATTGAATGTTTATTTAAAATTCACTTTTATTTGATAAGTCCCAACTGTAGGCCCTTGATGTCAGATTATGTGAATGGGAACTGACCTCTGACCGGGCCACTCAGTAATGTATGATTGATGGGATGGGGGTGTGACAGATAATCAATCACTGGCAATGACCTGATTTAGCAGAAAGGATTGCAGAATGTGGGacttcgtctctctctctctctctctctctctctctctctctcccccctcataCATATTACTcttgcctacacacacatatatttatttgtgtacACCAAAAACACAATTTTCATTTCTTCTTTGGTACAAAAGCTTCTATAAGCCTAAGCATACCACTTAAAATTCAAGAGTCATATCTATTACTATTCTGTCATGTAATTATTATGTacaaattatataaaaaaatacacatttttTTATTCATCTGAATAAGCAGTTTGTAATGGCTTAATGAGACTATGATGGAAACAACTGAGTGACACTGGTGTGTGAATAGGCTATATCacaatcatctctctctctctctctctctctctccttccgtaGGCATCGAGGAGTTGTGCTCGAAGCGGGACGAGCTGCAGCATCAGATtcagcaggaggaggaagagaaggcgCGGCTGCAGCACGACGTCCGCGTGCTTACCGAGAAGCTGAGCCGCGTCAACGAAAGCCTCGCCCGCCGACTGGCCGCGCGCGCCGACTTTGACCGCACCATCGCTGAGACAGAGGCTGCTTACATGAAGGTAATGGGTCATTCCATAACTCCATCTATTTACCTCATTTGAAGACCAGATTATTTTTCTTATTATGTCCTGACACAAAACCATAGAAGGTGTCCTTTCTTTTTTACATGACTGTAATTATACTGTCCCTTGATTGGTCCCACATTACAGTTGAATGTCCATGAACAGCATATATAAGAAAAATTGGTTCTGTGTCAATGTGTACAAAAACAGACAAGACATACATACCTATAGATTAGAATATAGTAAAACCTTACAGAAATTGAGGGGAGTGGAGGCTAATTGAAGATAACATAATTCAAGGGGAGCACTTAGGCAAATTCCTCTGTCCACGTTTTTCATGTGTATT
Encoded proteins:
- the ssna1 gene encoding Sjoegren syndrome nuclear autoantigen 1 — translated: MTQQGAALQTYNNELVKCIEELCSKRDELQHQIQQEEEEKARLQHDVRVLTEKLSRVNESLARRLAARADFDRTIAETEAAYMKILESSQTLLSVLKKETGNLTKATEPRGGKDH